The following are from one region of the Achromobacter xylosoxidans genome:
- a CDS encoding VOC family protein: MQSNAQTAPLAVHSVDEFVFSVPDLEEARRFYSSFGLDVRDEGGCLALYTHGHPHRWARILRGARKRLLWVSMGIHADDLERFAVHLDRQGIARRDAPQGADPAGLWIEAPDGLALQLRIAAKSSPSAPAPQEPPQASSGAGRAPARSQVRQVRPLYLSHILLFSADVVRATRFYVDALGLRVSDTSGDAIAFIHSPHGSDHHLIALAKSHGLGLHHSSWCVPSIDAVGQGMEQMGAAGYADGWGVGRHVLGSNYFRYVRDPWGSYAEYSYDIDFIAEGQQWPSADYPPEDSLYVWGPALPPDFITNHERDA, translated from the coding sequence ATGCAATCGAATGCGCAGACAGCGCCGCTCGCCGTGCACTCGGTGGACGAGTTCGTGTTCAGCGTTCCCGATCTCGAAGAGGCCAGGCGCTTCTATTCGAGCTTCGGCCTGGACGTGCGGGATGAAGGCGGCTGCCTGGCGTTGTACACCCATGGCCATCCGCACCGCTGGGCGCGCATCTTGCGGGGCGCGCGCAAGCGCCTGCTGTGGGTAAGCATGGGGATCCACGCGGACGACCTGGAACGGTTCGCCGTGCATCTGGACCGCCAGGGTATTGCCCGCCGCGACGCGCCGCAGGGCGCCGACCCCGCAGGGCTCTGGATTGAGGCGCCCGACGGGCTGGCCCTGCAATTGCGGATTGCAGCCAAGTCTTCACCGTCGGCTCCCGCGCCGCAAGAGCCGCCCCAGGCCAGCAGCGGCGCCGGCCGCGCGCCCGCGCGCAGCCAGGTGCGGCAGGTGCGGCCGTTGTACCTGTCGCACATCCTGCTGTTCAGCGCCGACGTGGTCCGGGCCACGCGGTTCTACGTGGATGCGCTCGGGCTGCGCGTGTCGGATACCTCGGGCGATGCCATCGCCTTCATCCACAGTCCGCACGGCAGCGATCACCACCTGATTGCGCTGGCCAAGTCGCATGGCCTGGGCCTGCATCACAGCAGCTGGTGCGTGCCGTCCATCGATGCGGTGGGGCAGGGCATGGAGCAGATGGGCGCGGCGGGGTATGCGGACGGTTGGGGCGTGGGCCGGCATGTGTTGGGTTCGAACTACTTCCGCTATGTGCGCGATCCCTGGGGCAGCTACGCCGAGTATTCGTACGACATCGACTTCATCGCCGAAGGGCAGCAGTGGCCGTCGGCGGATTATCCGCCGGAGGATTCGCTGTATGTGTGGGGTCCGGCGTTGCCGCCGGACTTCATCACCAATCATGAGCGGGATGCCTGA
- a CDS encoding tripartite tricarboxylate transporter substrate binding protein — protein MKALRSGVTASLQFLIGILACVNAHAQADAPPVSIVVPQPVGNPTDGVARKLQPLLQAALGRTIIVENQPGAGGSIGTQRVLNAPADGRMLLIASQTEPILTPATMQHVKYRAENLRAVAVVARLPYILTGGNALAAKNLGELTQLAQAQGDKGLNFGHIGPGSMIHLLGEQWARQSQFKLNHVVYRGVPPVTQDLMGGQIELSFLPLGGSTLDLIESGRIRAYATTGAAPSPKLPQVPPLSASSEKLRDFVYGTWIAFLVPAKTPDATVASLNRAIVQAMEDAAFREYVVSTGMELVAQNSVADMRDFYQTETALYQGLAQKVAVEQ, from the coding sequence ATGAAAGCACTGCGTAGCGGCGTGACCGCGAGCCTGCAGTTCCTGATCGGCATCCTGGCGTGCGTGAACGCCCACGCCCAGGCCGACGCGCCGCCCGTCTCCATTGTCGTTCCGCAGCCGGTGGGCAATCCCACGGACGGCGTCGCGCGCAAGCTGCAGCCGCTGCTGCAGGCCGCGCTGGGCAGGACCATCATCGTCGAGAACCAACCGGGGGCGGGCGGTTCCATCGGCACGCAACGGGTGTTGAATGCGCCGGCGGACGGACGCATGCTGTTGATCGCGTCCCAGACCGAACCCATCCTGACCCCGGCCACGATGCAGCATGTGAAGTATCGGGCGGAGAACCTGCGCGCGGTGGCGGTGGTGGCGCGGCTGCCCTACATCCTGACGGGCGGCAACGCGCTGGCGGCCAAGAACCTGGGCGAACTGACCCAGCTGGCGCAGGCCCAGGGGGACAAGGGACTGAACTTCGGGCACATCGGTCCGGGCTCGATGATCCATCTATTGGGCGAGCAATGGGCGCGGCAAAGCCAGTTCAAGCTCAACCACGTCGTCTACCGGGGCGTCCCGCCCGTCACGCAGGACCTGATGGGCGGGCAGATAGAACTGAGCTTCCTGCCGCTGGGCGGATCGACGCTGGACCTGATCGAGTCCGGCCGTATCCGGGCCTACGCCACGACCGGCGCCGCGCCCAGTCCCAAGCTGCCCCAAGTGCCGCCCTTGTCCGCATCCAGCGAAAAGCTGCGGGATTTCGTGTACGGCACGTGGATCGCCTTCCTGGTGCCGGCCAAGACACCGGACGCAACCGTCGCCAGCCTGAACCGCGCGATCGTCCAGGCCATGGAAGACGCCGCGTTTCGCGAGTATGTTGTTTCCACCGGCATGGAGCTGGTGGCGCAGAACTCGGTGGCGGACATGCGGGACTTCTACCAGACGGAGACGGCGCTGTACCAGGGCCTGGCGCAGAAGGTCGCCGTCGAGCAGTGA
- a CDS encoding acyl-CoA dehydrogenase family protein, which translates to MSNIDLTPEQQELQHSIRRFMLAEVAPVVAQHEKARTFPFELMPKLAELGYLGGNLPEDQGGHGIDMPTWAMMMEELGYHWLSLRTIVNITNGSIKRLAAHGSPAQKEKYLKPLMAGRLKACTGLTEPNTGSNIAGIQTRADLVGDEWVLNGRKLWITNGCDADFAMVVARTYSPTCEGKLSTFIVERALANYDVRKLDTMVLRCTGTAELGFADVRIPRENLVGVEGAALAGTLKGLDAARLNIAMGAVGAAQAALDMSIDYAKQREQFGRPIGSFQLVQKHIVDMTVRVEAARALGMRAAHALEAGKDVRQACSIAKLYATEAAHEVANMALQVHGGLGYSEEYPIERIFRDTRGGMIPEGTTEIQTLIAGREILGMNAIA; encoded by the coding sequence ATGAGCAACATCGACCTGACGCCCGAACAACAGGAGCTGCAGCACAGCATCCGCCGCTTCATGCTGGCGGAAGTGGCGCCCGTCGTCGCGCAGCACGAAAAGGCGCGGACCTTTCCGTTCGAACTGATGCCCAAGCTGGCGGAGCTGGGCTACCTCGGCGGCAACCTGCCGGAAGACCAGGGCGGACACGGCATCGACATGCCTACCTGGGCCATGATGATGGAAGAACTGGGCTACCACTGGCTGTCGCTGCGCACCATCGTCAATATCACCAACGGTTCCATCAAGCGCCTGGCCGCCCACGGTTCGCCGGCGCAGAAAGAGAAGTACCTCAAGCCGCTCATGGCCGGCCGCCTCAAGGCCTGCACCGGCCTGACGGAGCCGAACACCGGCTCCAACATCGCCGGCATCCAGACGCGGGCCGACCTGGTCGGCGACGAGTGGGTGCTGAATGGCCGCAAGCTGTGGATCACCAACGGCTGCGACGCGGACTTCGCCATGGTGGTGGCGCGCACCTACAGCCCCACCTGCGAAGGTAAGCTGTCGACCTTCATCGTCGAACGCGCCCTGGCCAACTATGACGTGCGCAAGCTCGACACCATGGTGCTGCGCTGCACCGGCACGGCCGAACTAGGCTTCGCCGATGTGCGCATCCCCAGGGAAAACCTGGTCGGCGTGGAAGGCGCGGCGCTCGCCGGCACGCTCAAGGGCCTGGACGCCGCGCGCCTGAACATCGCCATGGGCGCCGTCGGCGCCGCGCAGGCGGCCCTGGACATGTCCATCGACTATGCCAAGCAGCGCGAGCAGTTCGGCCGCCCCATCGGCAGCTTCCAGCTGGTGCAGAAGCACATCGTCGACATGACGGTCCGCGTCGAAGCGGCACGCGCGCTGGGCATGCGCGCGGCCCATGCGCTGGAAGCGGGCAAGGACGTGCGCCAGGCCTGCTCCATCGCCAAGCTCTACGCCACCGAGGCCGCCCACGAAGTGGCCAACATGGCGCTGCAAGTGCATGGCGGGCTGGGCTACTCGGAGGAGTATCCGATCGAGCGCATCTTCCGCGATACGCGCGGCGGCATGATTCCCGAAGGCACGACGGAAATCCAGACGCTGATCGCGGGGCGGGAGATTCTGGGGATGAACGCGATAGCCTGA